From a region of the Paenibacillus lutimineralis genome:
- the rlmH gene encoding 23S rRNA (pseudouridine(1915)-N(3))-methyltransferase RlmH — MLIQIIAVGKLKEKYLVQGIQEYAKRLNPYIKFQMIEVADEKAPDTLSEAEVSIVKEREGERILANVKESAHVVALAIGGQLWSSEELAAELDRLGTYGSSHVAFVIGGSHGLSDQVLRRAQQKLSFGRMTLPHQLMRLVLTEQIYRAVKINRGEPYHK, encoded by the coding sequence ATGTTGATTCAAATTATTGCTGTTGGCAAATTGAAAGAGAAGTATTTGGTGCAGGGCATCCAGGAGTACGCCAAGCGTCTGAACCCTTACATCAAATTTCAGATGATTGAGGTTGCGGACGAGAAGGCCCCGGACACCTTGAGCGAAGCCGAGGTGTCGATCGTGAAGGAGCGCGAGGGCGAACGCATCCTCGCGAATGTGAAAGAGAGCGCGCATGTGGTCGCGCTCGCTATTGGCGGCCAGCTCTGGAGCTCGGAGGAGCTGGCCGCTGAACTCGACCGGCTCGGCACCTACGGGTCGAGCCATGTCGCGTTCGTGATCGGAGGGAGCCACGGGCTCTCCGATCAAGTGCTGCGCCGCGCCCAGCAGAAGCTCAGCTTCGGGCGCATGACGCTGCCGCACCAGCTGATGCGGCTGGTGCTCACCGAGCAGATTTATCGCGCGGTGAAGATCAATCGGGGGGAACCGTATCACAAGTAG
- a CDS encoding sterol desaturase family protein — protein sequence MKLKYVKEFFLFPDIAIMCLIFLISFSFLIPNLASLGPWIALVTGMAAYSAAEYFIHRFLFHMKTPKHPFFLKLLKRLHYDHHASPNDLHLLFLPLWYSLPNIAIAGAAAYLISSSLVITMSFIDGVILFLLFYEWKHYIAHRPVTPLSPWGRWMKKVHLWHHFKNENYWYGVTNPVFDFALGTFEDQKNVELSQTARNLEQRGNKNT from the coding sequence GTGAAGCTCAAATATGTAAAGGAGTTCTTCCTCTTTCCTGACATCGCCATCATGTGCCTCATCTTCTTGATCAGCTTCAGCTTTCTGATTCCGAACTTGGCCTCTTTAGGCCCCTGGATTGCTCTAGTTACGGGTATGGCTGCTTATTCAGCAGCGGAGTATTTCATCCATCGCTTCCTGTTTCATATGAAGACGCCAAAGCATCCCTTTTTCCTGAAATTACTCAAGCGCTTACACTATGACCATCACGCTAGTCCGAACGATCTGCACTTATTGTTCCTGCCCTTATGGTACTCTCTGCCGAACATCGCCATTGCGGGAGCAGCGGCCTACCTCATCTCCTCGAGCCTTGTTATTACAATGTCCTTTATTGATGGGGTGATCCTGTTCTTACTGTTCTATGAATGGAAGCATTATATCGCCCATCGTCCAGTCACGCCTCTCTCCCCATGGGGTCGTTGGATGAAGAAGGTCCACTTATGGCATCATTTCAAGAACGAGAATTACTGGTACGGTGTCACGAACCCAGTGTTTGACTTTGCACTCGGAACCTTTGAAGACCAGAAAAACGTAGAACTGAGCCAAACCGCACGAAATCTCGAGCAGCGCGGTAATAAAAATACGTGA
- a CDS encoding DUF6953 family protein, whose amino-acid sequence MEVTAQEVAEWMVKEIRFTGTLYQADAIEYVKTHFGEQFVFVNENGNTSLSKEVKKAFRKLHGGRIAWDRDGFLWAWT is encoded by the coding sequence ATGGAAGTAACCGCACAGGAAGTGGCGGAATGGATGGTCAAGGAAATCAGGTTTACGGGAACGCTATACCAGGCCGATGCGATTGAATATGTGAAGACCCATTTCGGAGAACAATTCGTATTCGTGAATGAGAATGGAAATACATCGCTGTCTAAAGAGGTGAAGAAGGCTTTCCGCAAACTCCACGGCGGCAGAATTGCTTGGGACCGCGACGGATTCTTATGGGCTTGGACCTGA
- a CDS encoding small, acid-soluble spore protein, alpha/beta type, with translation MSRRRRRYAVPGVEQEMQSFKAEVMRKEGYDVNPNRPDDVKYEVADDLGIPLSEGDNSDLTTESVGKIGGKIGGSMVREMIRMAQEKLANNKK, from the coding sequence ATGTCTAGAAGACGCAGAAGGTATGCCGTTCCCGGGGTTGAACAGGAGATGCAGTCATTTAAAGCCGAAGTGATGAGAAAAGAGGGTTATGACGTAAACCCCAATCGGCCGGATGATGTGAAGTATGAGGTGGCTGACGATCTAGGGATTCCCTTGTCGGAGGGAGATAATAGCGATTTGACGACCGAGTCGGTTGGTAAGATCGGCGGAAAGATCGGCGGCTCCATGGTACGCGAGATGATCCGCATGGCCCAGGAGAAACTGGCGAATAATAAGAAATAG
- a CDS encoding nucleotide excision repair endonuclease, whose amino-acid sequence MINIIIPTPNVTITKQVDPQESNIYGFTEFHLITRELGGIFMFYNDKDELLFVGKARKLRPRIKKHFEDTVSPIRMHRDEVTKIEVCIVEDPVHREIYETYIINEGKAKYNEDKVFFRQA is encoded by the coding sequence ATGATCAATATCATCATTCCCACACCTAATGTCACCATTACCAAACAGGTTGATCCACAGGAAAGCAACATTTACGGCTTCACGGAATTTCACCTGATCACTAGAGAGTTAGGTGGAATTTTCATGTTTTACAACGATAAAGATGAATTGTTGTTCGTCGGAAAAGCCAGAAAGCTTAGACCGAGAATAAAAAAACATTTTGAGGATACCGTATCCCCGATCAGAATGCATAGAGACGAAGTAACGAAAATCGAAGTTTGTATCGTTGAAGATCCCGTCCACAGAGAAATTTATGAAACGTATATCATTAATGAAGGCAAGGCCAAATATAACGAAGACAAAGTATTTTTCAGGCAGGCATAA
- a CDS encoding prenyltransferase, giving the protein MAIEKQYASDVKVILSHRYDNGSDYWTTPDKRLMKGSPFTTLDCALYLLELGMKPTESILQETAELIFSTWQDDGRFKVYPQGGIYPCHTAHVAEVLCHLGYVSDTRMKKTFQHLLDTQYPDGGWRCNKFSFGRGPETEYSNPFPTLTILNAFRFSNDFNNEPALDSAVDFLLEHWDIRKPIGPCHYGMGTLFMQVEYPFRNYNLFVYVYVLSFYDRAKKDRRFLEALEALESKLVDGQIVVERVVPKLAKLSFCKKGLPSSLATMRYREIIKNLGQV; this is encoded by the coding sequence ATGGCTATAGAAAAGCAATATGCTTCAGATGTTAAAGTAATATTGTCACACCGATATGATAATGGCTCAGACTACTGGACTACACCCGATAAACGCCTCATGAAGGGCTCGCCTTTTACTACTTTGGACTGCGCATTGTATCTATTAGAATTAGGTATGAAGCCAACGGAATCGATACTTCAGGAAACGGCAGAGCTGATCTTTAGCACTTGGCAGGATGACGGACGTTTCAAGGTATATCCGCAAGGTGGAATTTACCCCTGCCATACTGCACATGTGGCTGAGGTGCTTTGCCACTTGGGATATGTGTCGGATACCAGAATGAAAAAAACCTTCCAACACCTTTTGGATACCCAATATCCTGACGGTGGCTGGCGATGCAATAAATTTAGCTTTGGTCGTGGTCCAGAGACAGAGTATTCCAATCCGTTCCCAACTCTCACTATTTTGAACGCATTTCGCTTTAGTAACGATTTCAATAATGAACCTGCCCTTGATAGTGCTGTAGATTTCTTGCTCGAGCACTGGGACATTCGAAAACCGATTGGTCCATGTCACTATGGGATGGGAACATTGTTTATGCAGGTGGAATATCCATTTCGAAACTACAATCTTTTTGTGTATGTCTATGTGTTATCCTTTTATGACCGTGCCAAGAAGGACAGACGTTTCTTGGAGGCCTTAGAAGCATTGGAATCCAAACTGGTAGATGGACAGATTGTCGTTGAACGTGTTGTTCCCAAGCTGGCCAAGCTTTCTTTCTGCAAAAAAGGCCTGCCTAGTTCTCTGGCGACGATGCGTTATCGTGAAATTATAAAAAATCTCGGACAGGTGTAG
- a CDS encoding ATP-binding protein: MKKSYIILLLVFILVVLTGLRILWMETFHVPKQASIYNGQSDLRNWNAEDGSILLLDGEWEFYPSQWLIDGSRQQLLGDNAPRHIQVPGGWSEALHADKPSPYGYGSYRLRLFVDPAKHLNYSIRVPSVRTASELYVNGRLLTKSGQVATTKDEYIPKDLPYSTTFTADDNGVIELVIQAANYVDSRSGGIVRSVKFGSEEAIAKEMKASTFMQFLAAIIFIMHAVYALILYLLGNKEKKLLYFSLLALCVTIMSVFSTDEKLFHQLFYIGINWDFRVANIAFVIAAYALLQCTNHRELPYWRRMYPVYKVMNLGTAGITLFLDPTQVIMLFPVYYLLLGTAGVITLITMFKKVIKGLKSNLLLLFSFFALMNHSLWSLILLDSGLSLVYYPFDMIIAMGCLASEWFKGYFIMHANTKELAATLQRMNDHKDQFLANTSHEFKNPLHSILNMSQSVLQREQHLLQERSIKELETVLSVGRRLTWILNDLIDVMSLQEGNPRLQKKVIFIQPIVTGVMDMLQFNSEVKSVQIENQISEDFPPVIADENRVIQIVFNLLHNAVKYTNEGTISIQAFAKDGRAYIVIADTGIGMDEHMLKRLFRPYEQGSTSVTMIEGGFGLGLSISKQLIELHGGTLDVSSVLGEGSKFTFSLNLADEEVEEEREDSNRLKPFVLQSMAIQEIASTVDLDQMELSLAAKGATPTTSFQMNRNRPLVLIVDDDPVNLQVLEAILPPDEYELTMATSGKEALALLDTKDWDLVISDIMMPQMSGYELTRMIRERFTLTELPVLLLTARSQPKDIQSGFIAGANDYVTKPVEAIEIRSRIEALTTIKQSVREQLRLEAAWLQAQIQPHFIFNALNAVAALSEINLDKMRDLLDEFSNFLRNKFTFQNMDGLVPIEEELSLVRSYLYIEKVRFEERLEVAWEIDEYGELEVPFLSIQPLVENAIRHGIMKRNRGGTILIRILVYETHAEITVEDDGDGIDEAQLQRILERKADSRSGVGLINTDQRLKRHFGTGLHITSTLGTGTKVTFHVHNRLNSGML, translated from the coding sequence ATGAAAAAGAGCTATATTATATTATTGCTAGTGTTCATATTAGTTGTTTTAACCGGTTTGCGTATTTTATGGATGGAAACGTTTCATGTTCCCAAACAGGCGTCAATTTATAATGGGCAATCCGATTTGCGTAATTGGAATGCAGAAGATGGCAGCATTCTCTTACTTGATGGCGAATGGGAGTTTTATCCCTCGCAATGGTTGATAGATGGTAGTCGGCAACAATTGTTAGGCGATAATGCGCCAAGGCATATTCAGGTACCGGGAGGATGGAGTGAAGCTTTGCATGCTGACAAGCCATCTCCATACGGGTATGGCTCTTATCGTTTGCGTCTTTTTGTAGACCCGGCAAAGCACCTTAATTATAGTATTCGTGTACCCAGCGTACGCACTGCATCAGAATTATATGTAAACGGTCGATTGCTTACTAAATCCGGACAGGTAGCGACAACAAAGGATGAATATATTCCGAAGGACCTACCTTATTCTACAACCTTTACAGCAGATGACAACGGTGTAATCGAACTCGTCATTCAGGCGGCAAATTATGTGGATAGTCGAAGCGGGGGCATTGTCCGATCCGTTAAATTTGGTTCAGAAGAAGCCATTGCCAAAGAGATGAAAGCTTCCACTTTTATGCAGTTTTTGGCAGCGATTATATTTATTATGCATGCTGTCTATGCGCTTATTTTGTATTTGCTAGGAAATAAGGAAAAGAAGCTGCTTTATTTCAGTTTGCTTGCATTATGTGTAACGATCATGAGTGTCTTTAGTACGGATGAGAAGTTGTTCCATCAATTATTTTACATTGGGATTAATTGGGATTTCAGGGTGGCTAATATTGCTTTCGTTATTGCAGCCTATGCTTTGCTCCAGTGTACGAATCATCGCGAGCTTCCATATTGGCGTAGGATGTACCCTGTCTATAAAGTAATGAATCTAGGGACTGCTGGCATCACTTTGTTTTTAGATCCAACTCAAGTGATTATGCTCTTTCCGGTTTATTATCTATTACTTGGTACTGCTGGAGTTATTACGCTGATTACAATGTTTAAAAAAGTAATCAAAGGTTTAAAGAGCAATCTTTTACTGCTTTTCTCCTTTTTTGCGTTGATGAACCATTCTCTTTGGTCGTTAATCTTGTTGGATAGCGGTTTGAGTCTTGTCTACTATCCGTTCGATATGATTATTGCGATGGGTTGTTTAGCCTCTGAATGGTTTAAGGGTTACTTTATCATGCATGCGAACACCAAAGAGCTTGCTGCAACCTTGCAAAGAATGAATGATCATAAGGATCAATTTCTGGCAAACACTTCGCATGAATTTAAAAATCCGCTGCATAGCATTCTTAACATGTCACAATCTGTTTTACAAAGGGAGCAGCATTTATTGCAGGAACGGAGCATCAAGGAGCTTGAAACGGTCTTATCTGTAGGACGTCGGCTGACATGGATATTAAACGACTTAATTGATGTAATGAGCTTACAGGAAGGCAATCCGCGTCTACAGAAAAAAGTCATATTTATTCAGCCGATCGTGACCGGAGTAATGGATATGCTGCAATTTAATTCAGAAGTAAAGTCTGTCCAAATTGAAAATCAGATTTCGGAAGATTTTCCCCCAGTAATTGCGGATGAGAATCGAGTGATCCAAATCGTGTTCAATCTACTTCATAATGCTGTGAAATATACGAATGAAGGGACAATTTCGATTCAAGCTTTTGCCAAAGACGGAAGAGCGTATATTGTGATTGCTGATACGGGGATCGGAATGGATGAGCACATGCTTAAGCGCTTATTCCGTCCGTATGAGCAAGGCAGTACGAGTGTGACCATGATTGAAGGCGGCTTTGGGTTAGGTTTAAGCATAAGCAAGCAGCTGATTGAGCTTCATGGAGGTACGCTAGATGTATCCTCTGTTTTAGGGGAAGGCTCGAAATTTACATTTTCGTTGAATCTGGCGGATGAGGAAGTGGAGGAAGAAAGAGAAGATTCGAACCGATTGAAACCGTTCGTATTACAATCTATGGCGATACAAGAAATAGCCTCCACAGTCGATTTGGACCAAATGGAACTTTCGCTAGCTGCGAAAGGGGCAACACCAACAACTTCATTCCAAATGAATCGAAATCGTCCGCTCGTCTTAATTGTTGATGATGATCCAGTCAATCTTCAAGTGCTTGAAGCCATACTGCCACCAGACGAATACGAGTTAACGATGGCAACCAGTGGTAAAGAAGCGTTGGCTTTACTAGATACTAAGGACTGGGATTTGGTCATCTCCGACATTATGATGCCGCAGATGTCCGGTTATGAGTTGACGCGGATGATTCGTGAGCGGTTTACACTTACGGAGCTCCCTGTATTGCTCCTTACCGCAAGAAGCCAACCGAAAGATATTCAGAGCGGTTTTATAGCGGGGGCAAACGATTATGTGACGAAGCCAGTGGAAGCAATAGAAATAAGATCGCGGATCGAGGCGTTAACTACGATTAAACAATCCGTTCGGGAACAACTGCGATTAGAAGCTGCATGGCTGCAAGCGCAAATCCAGCCTCATTTTATATTTAATGCGTTGAATGCTGTAGCAGCTTTAAGTGAGATTAATCTAGACAAGATGCGTGATTTGCTCGATGAGTTTAGCAATTTTTTGAGGAATAAATTTACGTTTCAAAATATGGATGGACTTGTTCCAATTGAAGAGGAGCTAAGTTTAGTACGCTCTTATTTATATATTGAGAAGGTTCGATTTGAAGAAAGGCTGGAGGTTGCTTGGGAGATTGATGAATACGGAGAGCTGGAAGTTCCATTTCTTTCGATCCAGCCTCTCGTTGAAAATGCGATAAGACATGGCATAATGAAGCGCAATCGTGGAGGAACGATTCTAATTCGGATTCTTGTCTATGAGACGCATGCAGAGATAACCGTTGAAGACGATGGGGACGGAATAGACGAGGCTCAATTGCAACGAATATTAGAAAGAAAAGCAGATAGTCGTTCTGGCGTCGGATTGATTAATACGGATCAGCGATTAAAACGGCACTTCGGAACAGGACTTCATATCACAAGTACGTTAGGTACAGGGACAAAGGTAACTTTTCATGTACATAACAGGTTGAATAGCGGGATGTTGTAG
- a CDS encoding serine hydrolase domain-containing protein → MKKIIVFMISLLILFTGFATPSYALSDSQSDSIQTLLDDASRISGVPGMSISILANNEVLYFSSGYADREKGLSASENTLYELASVSKAFTGMGILLLEEQGLLSMSDPIQKYLPWFTLKYQGKHVDMQSITLNNFLHHTSGLTNGSHSQNIPQGNTPDMLQKTVEMLVDSELSFYPGEQYNYGTVNYDVLGLVIEIVSGQSYEDFMREQVFQPLGLHQTYVYKEDAQATGQLAQGYRSSFFMTTPYNAPDYSGNKPAGYIISCTKDMARWMGIQMGIVQDIPEIFHTVIEKSHQGDMSVPAVNEMYYAAGWSVNANQTIIEHPGGNPNFGTEVAILPNERTAICLLTNGANINRSMVLKVKDILDGNLTQSYGISGTQLLDIILSSTTIILCLLAVLFFLLGSRRRKTNERQPMTKKRIIVTAILLIATIVQCIMCCALDWSTILIWQTYSVLTALISLALLTASITWFVYTHRYNASLRK, encoded by the coding sequence ATGAAAAAAATTATTGTCTTTATGATTTCATTACTTATACTGTTCACCGGATTCGCAACACCAAGTTATGCATTATCAGATTCGCAATCTGATTCAATACAAACATTGTTGGATGATGCAAGCCGTATATCAGGTGTACCGGGAATGTCAATCTCAATACTTGCGAACAATGAAGTGCTCTACTTTTCTTCCGGGTACGCAGATCGTGAAAAGGGACTGTCGGCAAGTGAAAATACTCTATATGAGCTGGCTTCGGTAAGTAAAGCTTTTACCGGCATGGGTATTCTGCTGTTGGAAGAACAAGGACTGCTGTCAATGTCAGACCCTATCCAGAAATATTTGCCTTGGTTTACGTTAAAGTATCAGGGGAAACACGTTGATATGCAAAGTATTACACTCAATAACTTTTTACACCATACTAGCGGCTTAACAAATGGCAGTCACAGTCAAAACATTCCACAAGGCAATACGCCGGATATGTTGCAAAAAACCGTAGAAATGCTCGTAGATTCTGAATTGTCATTCTATCCTGGTGAGCAGTATAATTACGGAACTGTTAATTATGACGTATTAGGTCTGGTTATTGAGATTGTGTCGGGACAAAGCTATGAAGACTTTATGAGGGAACAGGTATTTCAGCCGTTGGGTCTTCACCAGACGTATGTTTATAAAGAAGATGCTCAAGCCACCGGACAGTTGGCACAGGGCTACCGTTCTTCCTTTTTTATGACAACTCCATATAACGCGCCGGATTATTCCGGGAATAAACCCGCAGGCTACATCATTTCTTGTACAAAAGATATGGCGCGTTGGATGGGCATACAGATGGGTATTGTGCAGGACATACCCGAAATATTCCATACGGTTATCGAAAAATCACATCAGGGTGATATGTCTGTTCCGGCTGTCAATGAAATGTATTATGCGGCGGGCTGGTCGGTAAACGCCAACCAAACGATTATAGAGCACCCAGGGGGCAATCCCAATTTCGGAACCGAAGTAGCCATACTGCCAAATGAACGAACAGCCATCTGCTTGCTGACCAACGGCGCAAATATCAATAGAAGCATGGTACTAAAAGTTAAAGATATATTAGACGGCAATCTGACTCAGTCATATGGAATAAGCGGAACACAGCTTTTGGACATCATTTTGTCGTCTACCACAATTATTCTTTGCCTATTGGCTGTTCTGTTCTTTCTCTTAGGATCACGCAGAAGGAAAACGAATGAGCGGCAGCCAATGACAAAAAAGCGAATAATCGTAACAGCTATTTTGCTGATTGCTACGATTGTCCAGTGTATTATGTGCTGTGCATTAGATTGGTCAACGATACTTATTTGGCAAACATATAGTGTTCTTACAGCTTTGATTTCGTTGGCATTATTAACAGCAAGCATTACATGGTTTGTATACACTCACCGATATAATGCCTCGCTCCGAAAATAA